A DNA window from Gillisia sp. Hel1_33_143 contains the following coding sequences:
- a CDS encoding helix-turn-helix domain-containing protein — protein MNELKILEQLDRIEKIVCTNKAVLTFDQACDYTGISRSYMYKLTARGEIPFSKPKGKLIFFSREKLDSWLLNNSHSSKDQIKDQAVAYTFRNKRF, from the coding sequence ATGAACGAACTAAAAATTTTAGAGCAATTAGATCGAATAGAGAAAATTGTTTGTACGAACAAAGCCGTCTTAACCTTTGATCAAGCTTGTGATTATACAGGTATATCCCGAAGTTACATGTACAAACTTACCGCTCGTGGGGAAATTCCATTCTCTAAACCAAAAGGAAAATTGATATTTTTCTCTCGTGAAAAACTTGATAGTTGGTTGTTAAATAACAGTCATTCTTCTAAGGATCAGATAAAAGACCAAGCTGTAGCGTATACTTTCCGTAATAAAAGGTTCTAA
- a CDS encoding DUF421 domain-containing protein, producing MENWFGSSDTKIIAIFISCASIYLTTIMLTRIFGKRSFSKMSSFDFAMTVAVGSMIASTILTKSVSLLDGMIGLFFVYLLQLTAAYLRRWKIFQKLIDNTPLLLMDGDKILYQNLKKARVTETDLRSKLREANVIKIEQVKAVTFETTGDIVVLHDADNGEIDKWIMEGVEDE from the coding sequence ATGGAAAATTGGTTCGGTTCTTCAGATACTAAAATTATTGCAATTTTTATCTCTTGTGCTTCAATTTACTTAACTACAATTATGCTTACTCGAATTTTTGGTAAACGAAGTTTTTCAAAAATGTCAAGTTTCGATTTTGCCATGACTGTAGCCGTGGGATCAATGATTGCCAGCACCATCTTAACTAAATCGGTAAGTTTACTTGATGGAATGATTGGACTTTTTTTTGTATATCTATTACAACTTACTGCTGCCTATTTAAGAAGATGGAAAATATTTCAAAAATTGATTGATAATACTCCACTGTTATTGATGGATGGAGACAAAATATTATATCAAAATTTGAAGAAAGCAAGAGTGACAGAGACTGATTTAAGGTCAAAACTTAGGGAAGCTAACGTGATTAAAATTGAGCAAGTGAAAGCTGTCACTTTTGAAACTACAGGCGATATTGTAGTATTGCATGATGCTGATAATGGTGAAATAGATAAATGGATAATGGAAGGTGTTGAAGATGAATAG
- a CDS encoding sensor histidine kinase, producing MIFKSYHIAIGLRAGVLGAVSLVMSWAFIKAEWILFFISLSIFFITIYNFFSFFSKRFEVIDDFFESVKYRDFSRNYLAENKTKDIHRLYTGFNTVNQTVREMNSEKEVQYLYLQKILEMIDVGILAYDIGSGNTLWVNEAFQNMMDFPQFKNIKFVKSRTPDIYQKLFKNQYLQPTAVDLKIRNENLKVLTSQSVFKVDNNSCKLIVTHNIDDTVNKTESEAWKKLLSVMTHEIMNSIAPISSLANTLKSSVRKNIDDSLSELDLEDLDAGLSSIEKRSEGLMKFAKTYRSLNKVTSLNKEIIVLKELFNDIEQLMKTKTLNRNMLRFEVEDLKLEVEADSYLLEQILINLILNAVEACEAIVKPEILVKAVKKPNGKIMIAVIDNGSGIPQEIQDQIFVPFFTTKKKGSGIGLSLSRQIMTLHGGKIQIDNIQEKGAQVSLVF from the coding sequence ATGATCTTTAAAAGCTACCATATCGCTATTGGCTTACGTGCAGGTGTACTGGGTGCAGTTTCGCTGGTAATGTCTTGGGCTTTTATTAAAGCTGAATGGATTTTATTTTTCATCTCCCTTTCTATTTTCTTTATCACCATTTATAATTTTTTCAGCTTTTTCAGTAAGCGGTTTGAAGTGATCGATGATTTTTTTGAATCGGTTAAGTACCGGGATTTTTCCCGCAATTATCTTGCAGAAAACAAAACGAAGGATATTCATCGTCTTTATACAGGTTTTAATACGGTTAACCAGACGGTGCGCGAAATGAATTCAGAAAAAGAAGTGCAGTATCTATACCTTCAGAAGATTCTGGAAATGATAGATGTTGGAATACTGGCTTACGATATTGGTAGCGGGAATACTTTATGGGTGAATGAGGCTTTTCAGAATATGATGGATTTTCCACAATTCAAGAATATCAAATTTGTGAAATCGCGGACCCCTGATATTTATCAAAAACTCTTTAAAAATCAATATCTGCAGCCGACAGCGGTAGATCTGAAAATAAGGAATGAAAATCTAAAAGTTCTCACCTCACAAAGCGTCTTCAAGGTTGATAATAATTCCTGCAAACTTATAGTGACCCATAATATTGATGATACGGTCAATAAAACTGAATCGGAAGCTTGGAAAAAGCTATTGAGTGTGATGACACATGAAATTATGAACTCTATAGCCCCCATTTCGTCCCTAGCGAATACCTTGAAATCTTCTGTTAGAAAAAATATTGACGATTCTTTATCAGAACTGGACCTAGAAGATCTAGATGCTGGGTTAAGCAGTATTGAAAAGCGTAGCGAAGGTCTTATGAAATTTGCCAAAACGTATAGAAGTCTAAATAAAGTGACTAGTTTGAATAAAGAAATTATAGTACTCAAGGAGCTTTTCAACGATATAGAACAATTGATGAAAACAAAAACCTTAAATAGAAATATGCTACGATTTGAAGTAGAAGATCTAAAACTTGAAGTTGAAGCCGATTCTTATCTTTTGGAACAGATCCTCATCAATCTTATACTGAATGCTGTTGAAGCCTGTGAAGCAATAGTCAAGCCAGAAATTCTTGTAAAGGCTGTGAAAAAACCGAATGGTAAAATCATGATCGCCGTAATTGATAATGGATCAGGAATTCCGCAGGAAATTCAAGATCAGATTTTTGTTCCATTCTTCACCACGAAGAAAAAAGGAAGTGGTATAGGTTTGAGTCTATCGAGGCAGATCATGACCTTGCATGGTGGTAAAATTCAAATAGATAATATTCAGGAAAAAGGAGCTCAAGTTTCTTTAGTATTCTAA
- a CDS encoding DUF6730 family protein, with protein sequence MLEWDCKLNSMAKLEQLSELLVSEIEQFEKTIERLEKIQQQKIGIDSRTVEQILQQHLRKLEGHITHHNNQMNILSHKLKTSKSYPIWALTLFTSSLIINGILIYILIT encoded by the coding sequence ATGCTGGAATGGGATTGTAAACTAAATAGTATGGCAAAATTAGAACAACTTAGTGAGTTGCTGGTTTCAGAAATAGAACAGTTCGAAAAGACTATTGAGAGATTAGAAAAAATTCAACAGCAAAAAATTGGAATCGATAGTAGGACTGTAGAGCAGATACTTCAACAGCATCTACGGAAGTTAGAAGGTCATATTACTCATCACAATAATCAAATGAATATTCTAAGTCACAAACTGAAGACATCAAAGTCCTATCCTATTTGGGCATTGACGCTCTTTACTTCATCCTTGATCATTAATGGAATATTGATTTATATTTTAATTACTTGA
- a CDS encoding helix-turn-helix domain-containing protein, translating into MNSIDIKGTSAEVLLKTLAKSFKTEYKNQYGEYSMEVPESIGKGLISGVNFPSGVGLFQFEVQFKIGQCLNFCSPTIHPFKFFYLLEGNLFHQFSEEIESHEINANQSVILGANQANSNKIFFPEKNKVSLIMLDVDRQKFINQLTFPLSEMDDIYYQIFADSEAKRKLYHHTQYSLKMAHLVTELKNFNSHGLEKMSFQGAKALELLTYMLMLYRDDNKNEDFKSIIRPQDLHKINNVVITIEKKLAVLGTISSIAQEQNISEIKLQEGFQLLFNCSVNEYIIQKRLGTAMQLLLKTDKTISEIVYDVGLSSRSHFSKIFKDKYGVVPTAIRLNRK; encoded by the coding sequence ATGAACTCAATCGATATTAAGGGAACAAGTGCAGAAGTCTTATTAAAAACCCTTGCTAAATCCTTTAAAACTGAATATAAAAATCAGTATGGTGAATATTCCATGGAAGTTCCGGAAAGCATAGGAAAAGGGTTAATTTCCGGAGTCAATTTTCCGAGTGGAGTAGGACTTTTTCAGTTTGAAGTTCAGTTTAAAATTGGACAATGCTTAAATTTCTGTTCACCCACTATTCATCCATTTAAATTTTTTTATTTATTAGAAGGAAACTTATTCCATCAATTTTCAGAAGAGATAGAGTCTCATGAAATAAATGCAAATCAGTCTGTAATTTTAGGAGCAAATCAAGCTAATTCAAATAAAATATTCTTTCCCGAGAAAAATAAAGTTTCCCTAATAATGTTGGATGTAGATAGGCAAAAATTTATAAATCAACTTACTTTTCCTTTGAGTGAAATGGATGATATTTATTATCAAATATTCGCTGATTCAGAAGCTAAACGAAAATTATATCATCATACTCAATATAGCCTAAAAATGGCTCATTTGGTAACTGAACTTAAAAATTTCAATAGTCACGGCTTAGAGAAGATGAGTTTTCAAGGAGCCAAAGCTCTAGAATTATTAACTTATATGCTAATGTTATATAGAGACGATAATAAAAATGAAGATTTTAAAAGTATTATAAGACCTCAGGATCTCCATAAAATCAATAATGTAGTTATAACCATTGAAAAAAAATTAGCGGTGTTGGGTACAATTAGTTCCATCGCACAAGAGCAAAATATAAGTGAAATAAAATTGCAGGAAGGATTTCAATTATTATTTAACTGTTCAGTAAACGAATATATAATCCAGAAAAGATTGGGTACTGCAATGCAGCTACTTTTGAAAACAGATAAAACCATCAGTGAAATCGTATATGATGTTGGTTTAAGTAGTAGAAGTCATTTTTCTAAGATTTTTAAAGATAAATATGGAGTCGTTCCCACAGCAATTCGATTAAATAGAAAATAA
- a CDS encoding VapE domain-containing protein → MKKVEIKLYQVDDQKKKTIYDFVDEYVSEKYDIRFNEISHEFQISFKGLQSWEDFEVNSLLIELAKSNIEINPGKLDIYLRSNLVSKFNPILEYFHELPKWVGEDHIRNLASYLPTKDPEQFLYHLKKWLVRTVKGALEKNYFNKQCLVLVHSEQNSGKSTWCRFLCPPALSRYFTEDIATDKDARIQLTRNFIINLDELSVLARREINALKAYFSKTMINERLPYDRKNSNLHRTCSFIGSTNRATFLNDETGSVRWLCFELKGKIDFAYSHKIDIDKVWAQAYYLAYVDELFSPELTIEDIAANEERNKTYREASMEEELLTKFYIRSSDPVDFKTASDIVLQLNCINSRLNMYNMGRALKALNYERVKSSQNGIYGYLIKQKFMTSPSEIL, encoded by the coding sequence ATGAAAAAGGTTGAGATAAAACTCTATCAAGTTGATGATCAGAAGAAAAAAACTATATATGATTTTGTAGATGAGTATGTTTCTGAAAAATATGATATCCGGTTTAATGAAATATCCCACGAGTTTCAGATCTCCTTTAAAGGTCTTCAATCTTGGGAAGATTTTGAAGTGAATTCTCTGCTTATAGAATTAGCTAAGTCAAATATAGAAATCAATCCCGGGAAATTAGATATTTATTTAAGGTCTAATCTTGTTTCTAAATTTAATCCAATTCTAGAATACTTTCATGAGTTGCCAAAATGGGTTGGTGAAGACCATATAAGAAACTTAGCATCCTACCTTCCAACCAAAGATCCCGAGCAATTTCTTTATCATTTAAAGAAATGGTTGGTAAGAACAGTTAAGGGTGCATTGGAAAAAAATTATTTCAATAAGCAATGTTTAGTGCTTGTACATTCCGAACAAAATTCAGGGAAGTCTACTTGGTGCCGGTTCCTATGCCCTCCTGCTCTATCTCGATATTTTACTGAAGATATAGCAACTGATAAGGATGCCAGAATACAACTTACAAGAAACTTCATTATCAATTTAGATGAATTATCTGTGCTGGCTAGAAGAGAAATAAATGCCCTTAAAGCTTATTTCTCTAAAACGATGATCAATGAGAGACTACCCTATGATCGCAAAAACTCGAATCTTCATAGGACTTGCAGTTTCATCGGTTCAACAAACAGAGCAACATTTCTGAATGACGAAACCGGATCTGTGCGTTGGTTATGCTTTGAACTTAAGGGAAAAATTGATTTTGCTTATTCTCATAAAATAGATATAGACAAAGTATGGGCGCAAGCTTATTATCTAGCTTATGTGGATGAACTATTTTCCCCGGAATTAACCATAGAGGATATTGCTGCCAATGAGGAAAGAAACAAAACTTATCGAGAGGCCAGTATGGAAGAAGAACTCCTAACTAAGTTTTATATCAGAAGTTCAGATCCAGTTGATTTTAAAACGGCATCAGATATCGTGCTGCAACTCAATTGTATCAATTCACGATTGAACATGTACAACATGGGAAGAGCACTAAAAGCCTTGAACTATGAAAGGGTAAAATCATCTCAAAATGGGATTTATGGTTACCTGATCAAACAAAAGTTCATGACCTCTCCCTCAGAAATTTTATAA
- a CDS encoding toprim domain-containing protein, with the protein MNSNNLSCRSARNICIVKILAKLGHFPTRTSEKEAWFLSPLRSETQASFSVSLIKNLWFDFGLGKGGNTIDLIMKIKSCSVKEALEILNDNIISFSFSQPVKKNPEKNLGISIIDVQFLSLRALIKYLESRNIPFEIARNYCRQVWYRFKGKKFFAIGLINHLGGWELRNKYFKNSSSPKTYSFINKNCKQLIITEGMFDFLSLATMDKNLVENSNCIILNSLAFIKRIEILIPDYDRVLLFLDNDPAGKKATTSLLSLYNNITDCCDSYSAYIDLNDKLKDEKSCKI; encoded by the coding sequence ATGAACTCAAATAACTTATCGTGTAGAAGTGCCCGTAATATTTGCATCGTGAAAATACTCGCAAAATTAGGACACTTCCCCACCAGAACATCGGAAAAAGAAGCTTGGTTTCTGAGTCCCCTGCGGTCAGAAACGCAAGCCTCTTTTAGTGTTTCTTTAATTAAAAACTTATGGTTCGACTTCGGATTGGGAAAAGGAGGTAATACTATAGATCTTATTATGAAGATAAAGTCTTGTTCCGTAAAAGAAGCCTTAGAAATTCTAAACGACAATATTATCTCATTCTCTTTTAGCCAGCCAGTTAAAAAAAATCCGGAAAAGAACTTGGGTATTAGTATAATAGATGTTCAATTTCTTAGTCTTAGGGCATTAATAAAATATTTGGAATCTCGGAATATACCATTTGAGATTGCCAGAAATTATTGTAGACAAGTTTGGTATCGTTTTAAGGGAAAAAAATTCTTTGCTATTGGCCTTATAAATCATCTGGGAGGTTGGGAACTGAGAAACAAATACTTTAAAAATTCTAGTAGTCCCAAAACCTATTCTTTTATTAATAAGAATTGTAAGCAGTTAATTATAACAGAAGGAATGTTTGATTTTCTCTCCTTGGCAACTATGGATAAAAATTTAGTTGAAAATTCAAACTGTATCATTTTAAATTCCCTTGCTTTTATAAAAAGGATTGAAATTTTAATTCCTGATTATGATCGGGTTTTACTTTTCCTCGATAACGACCCTGCAGGTAAAAAAGCTACAACTTCACTTTTGAGCCTATATAATAATATCACAGATTGTTGTGATTCCTATAGCGCATATATAGATCTCAACGATAAACTTAAAGATGAAAAATCGTGCAAAATATAA
- the mbpA gene encoding mobilization protein MbpA, whose product MKNRAKYKTFLKEKNSTSQQMKSVSAGIKFREKIIDDAEITEQNEKELSISTTNLESNSRCVPVGTILISPDGRNEKKRFKGKSDCIKFRCSIYEKKLLKIKAKNSGLTISEFCRRAVFEKEIKERLSEDLIEIYKTLVKFHNNFKSIGNMFRKKDPKLTKEVYQLANEIKNHLKNVKK is encoded by the coding sequence ATGAAAAATCGTGCAAAATATAAAACTTTTTTAAAGGAAAAAAATAGTACTTCCCAACAAATGAAGTCGGTTAGTGCTGGAATAAAATTCCGTGAAAAAATAATAGATGACGCTGAAATTACTGAGCAGAACGAAAAAGAACTTAGTATTTCAACAACAAATTTGGAAAGTAATTCAAGATGTGTGCCTGTGGGCACAATCTTGATTTCTCCCGATGGTCGCAATGAAAAAAAGAGGTTTAAGGGAAAAAGTGATTGTATAAAATTTAGATGTTCGATTTATGAAAAAAAGCTACTTAAAATAAAAGCAAAAAATAGCGGACTTACTATAAGTGAATTTTGTAGAAGAGCTGTCTTTGAAAAAGAAATTAAAGAACGGCTTTCAGAAGATCTCATCGAGATCTATAAAACCTTGGTAAAGTTTCATAACAATTTTAAATCTATTGGAAATATGTTTCGGAAGAAAGATCCAAAACTGACAAAGGAAGTCTATCAACTTGCAAATGAAATTAAAAATCATCTCAAAAATGTAAAGAAATGA
- a CDS encoding sigma-54-dependent transcriptional regulator → MQLKDAKILVIDDDPDVLIAMRLLLKSHVAEITVEKKPSNLPSIITNKKFDVVILDMNFNGLVNTGNEGIFWLNRIKELSPHTDVILITAYGDIDLAIRSLKEGASDFIIKPWQNEKVIASISEMVKKRRKPGKNLKSKGETKIIGESEEINRVFSKIEKVAPTDANILILGENGTGKDLVARAIHENSNRKNKPFVKVDVGALTSSLFESELFGYKKGAFTDAREDRKGRFESANGGTLFLDEIGNISLRQQARLLTVLQNRTITPLGSNEVVPVDIRLICATNLKISELSDESKFRKDLIYRINTVDIVVPPLRTRGTDITLLTRFFLDFYSKKYAKGPFKTEKSFLEKLKNHSFPGNVRELQYIVERAVIMAENSVLQDKDLSFSAIELAPEKQDLDDMRLETVEKNTILKVIDKNKGNISKSAKELGITRAALYRRLDKYDL, encoded by the coding sequence ATGCAGCTAAAAGATGCCAAAATTCTTGTGATCGATGATGATCCAGATGTGCTTATAGCAATGAGGCTTTTATTAAAATCTCATGTGGCAGAGATTACGGTAGAAAAAAAACCATCCAATCTTCCTTCCATTATTACCAATAAAAAATTTGATGTTGTCATATTGGATATGAATTTCAATGGACTCGTGAACACCGGAAACGAAGGAATTTTCTGGTTGAATCGTATTAAAGAACTTTCTCCTCATACTGATGTCATCCTAATTACTGCTTATGGTGATATTGATTTGGCTATTCGCTCATTGAAAGAAGGCGCTTCTGATTTTATTATTAAACCTTGGCAGAATGAGAAGGTGATCGCATCGATCTCAGAAATGGTTAAAAAAAGAAGGAAACCGGGTAAGAACCTGAAGTCGAAGGGTGAGACTAAGATTATCGGCGAGAGCGAAGAAATCAATCGAGTATTTTCCAAAATAGAAAAAGTTGCACCAACTGATGCTAATATTCTGATTCTTGGCGAAAATGGAACAGGTAAGGATCTTGTAGCCCGTGCAATTCATGAAAATTCTAATAGGAAAAACAAACCATTCGTGAAAGTTGATGTGGGGGCATTGACATCGTCTTTATTTGAAAGCGAGCTATTTGGTTATAAGAAAGGGGCCTTTACTGATGCCCGTGAAGATCGTAAAGGACGTTTTGAATCCGCAAATGGTGGGACTTTATTTCTTGACGAAATTGGCAATATAAGCTTGAGACAGCAGGCTAGATTGCTCACAGTGCTTCAGAACAGAACCATCACTCCTTTAGGCTCTAATGAAGTGGTTCCTGTAGATATTCGTTTGATTTGTGCTACTAACCTGAAGATTTCAGAACTATCTGATGAATCCAAGTTCCGGAAAGACCTAATCTATCGTATTAATACGGTTGATATCGTGGTTCCACCGCTGCGCACGCGTGGAACTGACATTACCCTGCTCACACGGTTTTTTCTCGATTTTTATTCTAAAAAATATGCTAAAGGTCCGTTTAAAACAGAAAAAAGTTTTCTCGAAAAACTTAAAAATCATTCTTTTCCTGGGAACGTAAGAGAGCTTCAGTATATCGTGGAAAGAGCGGTAATCATGGCTGAAAATTCAGTTCTACAAGACAAGGATCTGTCATTTTCAGCAATAGAATTGGCTCCCGAGAAACAGGATTTGGATGATATGAGGCTGGAAACAGTCGAAAAGAATACTATTTTAAAAGTAATTGATAAGAACAAAGGGAATATCTCAAAATCTGCTAAAGAACTAGGTATTACTCGTGCGGCATTATATAGAAGGCTGGATAAGTATGATCTTTAA
- the gntA gene encoding guanitoxin biosynthesis heme-dependent pre-guanitoxin N-hydroxylase GntA: protein MQRNIKQEYEDWIVGKDHPCVMAQTVFSQDTVKTIEYYNFNSETTTKSLLEDLESYINDYDFESNQFQSLVAVFPDLTVESEKEFELLLWEQLYNIEKIDNQPWDSSVSRDPNDDNFSFSIAGHAFYIVGMHPNSSRLARQSPYPSIAFNLHNQFEKLREMGAYEKVRDKIRERDMELQGSVNPMLEDFGESSEAKQYSGRAVGGDWVCPFHQ from the coding sequence ATGCAAAGAAATATCAAACAAGAATATGAGGATTGGATTGTAGGTAAAGATCATCCATGTGTTATGGCTCAAACTGTTTTTAGTCAAGATACTGTGAAAACTATTGAATATTATAACTTTAATAGTGAGACAACTACGAAATCTCTTCTGGAAGATTTGGAGTCTTATATAAATGACTATGATTTTGAATCAAATCAATTTCAATCGTTGGTTGCAGTTTTCCCAGATCTTACTGTAGAAAGCGAAAAAGAATTTGAATTATTACTTTGGGAACAGCTATACAATATTGAAAAAATTGATAATCAGCCTTGGGATTCATCCGTTAGTAGAGATCCTAATGATGATAATTTTAGTTTCAGCATAGCTGGACATGCCTTCTATATAGTTGGAATGCATCCAAATAGCTCACGTTTAGCAAGACAAAGTCCTTATCCCTCCATTGCTTTTAATCTTCATAATCAATTCGAAAAATTAAGAGAAATGGGGGCTTACGAAAAAGTAAGAGATAAAATTAGAGAACGTGATATGGAGCTTCAAGGTTCAGTCAATCCAATGTTGGAAGATTTTGGAGAAAGTAGCGAAGCGAAACAATATAGCGGAAGAGCTGTGGGAGGTGATTGGGTTTGTCCGTTTCATCAATGA
- a CDS encoding relaxase/mobilization nuclease domain-containing protein, whose protein sequence is MIGKGKSISHTRASMKYGWNQEKDAEVVFSQNLVGDSPNEVTMEFRLTQELNYNCNKNTLSFVLSPTIEDGKDLQKKELSKICQEFMKEMQLKDRQAIAFVHQDKAHKHIHLYVNRIDFNGKAYNDSFIGKRSQQAAEKVAEKMQLTTVKQVQWEKENNLSSIRSEIKRRHDLTMKQFKPHTFQDYIKAMETNGVKVIPSINKANKLQGFRFEFDKYNLKGSEIHRSMTGGNIGKSLSSGKSMSSFIQENTVLKLAGNTVGLSPGMLKAMAKHVIKKIISKGMDAGMGL, encoded by the coding sequence ATGATAGGTAAGGGTAAATCGATATCTCATACACGAGCATCCATGAAATATGGATGGAACCAAGAAAAGGATGCCGAAGTGGTCTTTTCGCAAAATCTAGTTGGAGATTCTCCCAATGAGGTCACTATGGAATTTAGACTTACTCAGGAGCTTAATTATAATTGTAATAAGAATACCCTCTCATTTGTGCTTAGCCCAACAATTGAAGATGGAAAAGATCTTCAGAAAAAAGAGCTTTCAAAAATATGTCAGGAATTCATGAAAGAAATGCAGCTGAAAGATCGACAAGCTATTGCCTTTGTGCATCAGGATAAAGCTCATAAACATATACACCTTTATGTAAATCGAATTGACTTTAACGGAAAAGCTTACAACGATAGTTTTATAGGAAAGCGAAGTCAGCAAGCGGCTGAGAAAGTTGCAGAAAAGATGCAGCTTACTACCGTAAAACAGGTGCAATGGGAAAAAGAAAATAACCTCTCATCAATCAGATCGGAAATCAAAAGGCGACATGACTTGACGATGAAGCAATTCAAACCCCATACTTTTCAGGATTATATAAAAGCAATGGAAACCAATGGGGTTAAAGTGATACCCTCCATTAACAAAGCAAATAAACTGCAAGGATTTCGGTTTGAATTTGATAAGTACAATCTAAAAGGCAGTGAAATACATCGTTCTATGACTGGAGGAAATATTGGAAAGAGTCTGTCTTCTGGTAAAAGCATGTCCAGCTTCATTCAAGAGAATACCGTGCTCAAACTTGCGGGAAATACGGTAGGGCTTTCTCCTGGAATGCTCAAAGCAATGGCAAAACATGTTATCAAAAAAATTATCTCAAAGGGCATGGATGCTGGAATGGGATTGTAA
- a CDS encoding DUF3891 family protein, with protein sequence MIVNSTNKGWEIFSHSAHGLLAGNIAFHLAKKFQHLNWVATLTAIIEHDDRQLHFEEKNYLTEIGTPQDFLNEERKPMEIIKRSKRLLFEAEKKSTWVAILIIHHLQYIYSDDASKNKSLSNFLNKLGTVKKNYMKPYNLKSEDIINIYQIMIFADRCSLILCQHAIPTKKRKLEINKSIENKTYFIWNNDPNEVIVEPWIFDDTNFKLSCEYKLLDQSAFTNNKEFEDVLHKTPVKIKNWRFVKGKE encoded by the coding sequence ATGATTGTTAATTCAACAAATAAGGGTTGGGAAATATTTTCTCATTCTGCTCATGGACTTCTCGCTGGAAATATTGCATTTCACCTTGCAAAGAAATTCCAACATCTCAATTGGGTGGCTACCTTAACAGCAATTATTGAGCATGACGATAGACAACTTCATTTTGAAGAAAAAAACTATTTAACAGAAATAGGTACCCCTCAGGATTTTCTAAACGAAGAGCGCAAACCTATGGAGATAATCAAGAGATCTAAACGATTATTATTTGAAGCTGAAAAAAAATCTACTTGGGTAGCTATATTAATAATACATCATCTCCAATATATTTATTCTGATGATGCCTCGAAAAATAAATCACTTTCAAATTTTCTTAATAAACTAGGCACCGTTAAAAAAAACTACATGAAACCATATAATTTGAAATCTGAAGATATAATAAATATTTATCAAATTATGATTTTCGCAGATCGATGTTCTCTAATTCTATGTCAACATGCTATTCCTACTAAAAAAAGAAAACTGGAAATTAATAAGAGTATTGAAAATAAAACTTACTTCATTTGGAATAATGATCCAAATGAAGTAATTGTAGAACCTTGGATTTTTGATGATACCAATTTTAAACTTAGTTGTGAATATAAGCTCTTAGATCAAAGTGCTTTTACAAATAATAAAGAATTTGAAGATGTTTTACATAAAACGCCTGTAAAAATAAAAAATTGGAGATTCGTAAAAGGCAAAGAATAA